The Dermacentor silvarum isolate Dsil-2018 chromosome 11, BIME_Dsil_1.4, whole genome shotgun sequence region GCATTTCAGCAATCCTAATCTGCCagtggagagcgaaaatgctccgcgctggatcgtaccggaagtcaGTGCGCACACGTCACAAGAATCGTCTTCCGCTCTGTGTGTTTCCATGGCCACCAAAATCGCCATCCtccagcgagcgaagtgaccgtATGGTTCTCGttctatttccgcccgaatccgcgcctcggcagcggagcaagtgagagcgatccggcacagagcgagttgatccgaaacaaccagcggaaagtagcgaacccgctccagctcgaccagtgaaatttgGATTTGCTGCCGCGGAGcaaaaaaatcctgctccagatcaaccagtgaaaaacgccattagtgTCCCTTTCACCTCCCAAGACCCGAACACAGCTACGGGACATAATTGCTTTTCAAGCTAGTCATTGTTGTGTAATGGTATGTTACGAATGTGAAAGACACTGTTTtaatttaaataccacggttagatgccaaaagttGCATCTCCATGTACGTGGAAGAAGTAATCGTCTCCTCATGTTTGCCGTGGTAAAAGCTGCATTTGATTGCCTAAACGCAAAGATGAAGATGGAATAAAGAAGATTGCCATGTTGCTGTGGCATCCTGAATTTTCGCGCCGTCTCGAGGAACTTGAAACACACTTCAAGGTTGCTTTCAGCCATCTGTGAAAACACAGAGGCCTAGATCAAGTTAGTGTCAGATTTCTCGAAAAGAATATGGCTAGGAGACTTCTGTACAGTTGCACATGCACTGGACTTCACATTCGGGATGAATATTTTAAGTTACTTGAGTAATTCCGTGTTAATTTTGAAAAAGACtaaaggcaatgtgcaatataatGTGCAAGGGGTCTCGGAAGGTTAAAAAAAAGTCACCGAGACGTACACAGGCAACGAATTAGCAAAGCGAGTAGACCATACCTGCTTGGCTGATGGCGTCATGCCTGCCTGCACGACAATAATGGCACGCGTAATGTTCTCCTCTTGCATCCGCTGGCAATATGTCTTGATTGTCTTGATGCCAATTTTGGGCTCATCAGGGAAGAACACGAACATTTGATCTGCAAAAGTAAGCCAAAGTGTCATTACAaagacatagaaaaaaaaaaaataagtgtcCACAGGTGAAACTGAATGCACAAAGTAACAGATCTGGGACGATAGATTTACTCTGATTTGCCTTGCGAACGTCGCGTCCAATCAGATTTCAACTGGCCACAAGCAAACTCTGGCATTCTGGCCAGCTACACCACGCCGACTTCCGAAAACGTAGGAAGTAGATTTTTGTAAGGTAATCGAAGTGGCGACGAAACGAATATGCGATGTGCTGCCCTTTATACAACTTACATACATCACTGCGCTGTTCGTACAACAATGGTTCATCGATAGTGGAAAGCACCAGTACCCAACGTAGTACTGTGTTGTCATCGCTTATTGAATTATGGTCTGACAGCAACAGCACATAAGGAACAGGAACATTTACTCACCAGTAGGATCGTCATTGTGGGCAACGAGTACGATAAGGTCGTTTCTGGCAGGCCTCCTCTcactgaaatttaaaaaaatatacatataaaaaaataaaaaatcgcgAAACATTACAACGCACTGCAGAAACCTCGGGAAGGCACGAAGTTGACGTCTGCAAGTATCGCGGTTTACCTCGGCTTGTCGCCAAACTGCTGCTTGAACTGGTCCAGGGTCTGATCCAATTCATCTTGCGTCACCAGATATCCTCTGTCGTGGCACAGCTAGAGAACACGCGAAACGAAATCGGCGCGGAAGAATTAGGTTCGCATGCGAAACATCGCGCTCTGGGGGCTGCCATCTTGGCATTACCCGGCACCAGCTACGACGAAATGCACGGCGATGAATGAGAATATGGGGTTGAATACCTGCATAATGGTTTTCCGAATCCTCCACAGCTTGTAGGTCTCGGCTTCGTCATCCATCGTTCACGGTGGTAGCTGTTACCGTCAAACAAATTACACGAAAACGCACATGCACAAATACGCGAAATGCATACACGCGACTGGCATAGACAAATAAAAAGTTACTTCTACGATAAACTGGACGTTTAGATGCAGTAGTTTGTTTGAAGCAGAGTGGCAGTGCCGGTAGAAGCAAAGCGGccagcaaacaaacaaaataaggCACATTTTAACTAAAGTATTGTTTTCGTTCAAAAAAAAATAGTAACTTTTTAATTTTGTGCTTACCACTACTTGTGTTGCATTTTGTTCTGCAGAATGTTTACTGATTAAAAAGTTCTCTAAGGCCATGTACACAATAAATGGCGACAATGACGTCAACAACAACATTactttgttttttatttaaagTCATATTATTTTATCCTAAAATGTCTCATGTCTTACACTTATAGAATTATATAAAAAGAAGCCCTAAACTTTCCTAATTTGGAAATATTACGTTTAAAGTAGACGAATAGAATTGTGGAACTGTAGCTGCAGCATCATCGCCATCACTCGCGGCCGTCTGGTTTCTGTTTTGTCCCGTGCTAAACTTTTCATGCAGAGAACAAGTATGAGTTTCCTAAGAAAGGTGAGTGTACTTTCCATCGCAGATACAGCTGTAGTAAGGTTTGTGCATTCGGTAGTGCTCCTTCTTACCCGATGAAACTGAACAAAACTTTTATCTGCAGGCGATCAAACTCTGTCCGAGCCTCTCCGGGCGGACTCGAGCGTGCCGGTCTCTCCACACAAGTCGGTCCCTGCGCTACCCGCTCATACCGATCGTGATCGAGCAGACTGGTCGCGGAGAGAGGGCCTACGACATCTATAGCAGGCTGCTCAAGGAGCGGATCGTGTGTGTCATGGGCCCGGTGAGTTGATGCATTGTATGAAACAGGTGCCACTTAAGCGAAAAGTCAGTTTACAGTTGTCTGCGCTACGATTTCGATGTCTGAACAATATTGTTTTCCAGCGTGCTACTACGACCTTCAGCGTTCTGTCTTGTAGTTCTTGTAGTTTCCGGCATAACTATCCCTGTCACAAGCACACTTGAGTGTGTGATCACAGTTCCACGTTTCCTTCAAAATTGTTTATCATCACTTCACTTTGCAACAGATTCTTGGGACTGGGACAAGACTTCCACAAACCAGTTATTGCGGATATCGTGAAGGCATTTATGATAGTAGCGTATGGCGTCATTGAGCGACTGTGGTTTCTGAAAATGCATGCTGTACTTGCCACATTGGTTCATCAAATATGGCACCCTAGTCACCGATCCGGATGTAGGTTCTgttcctggggcggtattcttgGATGATCACTCTTGGAGACACGTACTCTCGCAGTGACTAGCGTCGAATGCATCGGTGTCTATGAACAACAGCATTTTTGGCACACTGCCAGGCAAGGACAGCACAGTGCCAGGAACGCCCATGTCGCCCATGGACACCGATGCATCTGGCGTCAGTCACTCGAAATCTCACAAAAGCGAGAGCATCCCTGGAAGTGATTGTCCGAGACTATAACCTGGGGACACAGCAGCTGAATTCCTGACAGAGGGAGGTAAGCGAAAATTCCTACGGGGAGGCATAACTTGCAAGCACCTATATGTCCTGAGAATAGTGGGCATATTTAAGTCACCTATGCTGTTGGAATTAGGCATACTTTATTATGATGATTTGGGACATTAATATAAAGCTTTAGCAGTTAACCTGGCAGTCAAACTATTAGCAGCTGTTTACAGAATTGAGGCATCTCTTTCTGTTGCAGTGTTACAAATTTACTTTCACTTTTGTGACTTCTTGCTGGAAATTTGAGACCTCAATAAGGA contains the following coding sequences:
- the LOC119433853 gene encoding DNA-directed RNA polymerases I, II, and III subunit RPABC1, whose product is MDDEAETYKLWRIRKTIMQLCHDRGYLVTQDELDQTLDQFKQQFGDKPSERRPARNDLIVLVAHNDDPTDQMFVFFPDEPKIGIKTIKTYCQRMQEENITRAIIVVQAGMTPSAKQALGDMAPKYILEHFLESELLINITEHELVPEHVVLTPEEKTELLARYKLKENHLMRIQAGDPVARYFGLKRGQVVKIIRPSETAGRYISYRLVV